Proteins from a genomic interval of uncultured Methanocorpusculum sp.:
- a CDS encoding YunC family protein codes for MELQYDRPGHAIGTVNEVTIEGFCLPVPPSNLIFITAPGGFLGCGFFDMRTFARLGMAAVRITGVSTLEELLAGKIAELTESAETLGIKVGMTGYDALLHICSANPHL; via the coding sequence ATGGAGTTACAGTATGATCGTCCGGGACATGCTATTGGAACAGTAAACGAGGTTACAATCGAAGGATTCTGCTTGCCGGTGCCTCCGTCGAATCTGATATTCATCACAGCCCCGGGCGGTTTTCTCGGATGCGGTTTTTTTGATATGAGGACCTTTGCCAGACTTGGAATGGCTGCAGTCAGGATCACTGGTGTGTCAACGCTCGAAGAACTTCTTGCAGGTAAGATCGCTGAGTTGACGGAATCTGCGGAAACATTAGGAATCAAGGTCGGGATGACCGGATATGATGCACTTCTGCATATTTGTTCCGCAAATCCGCACCTCTAA
- a CDS encoding manganese efflux pump MntP family protein, with translation MTDFLLSSLVIAVSLAMDSFSVSLAGGAALKDNIVKTAVTAGIFFGFFQFAMPLIGWAIGVPITQVIDPFGYWIVVGLFFFIGGKMIWDSFSGDEDGISLIGWKVLLLLAIATSIDALAVGISFALIGEAVLLPAVIIGVVAFAFSFVGVLAGHKLSSILGNKMQILGGVILVLIGIKFLIEYCL, from the coding sequence ATGACTGATTTTCTTCTCTCATCACTGGTCATCGCAGTCAGCCTCGCGATGGATTCGTTCTCCGTATCGCTTGCCGGCGGTGCAGCGCTCAAAGATAATATCGTAAAAACAGCGGTGACTGCCGGGATATTTTTCGGGTTTTTCCAGTTTGCGATGCCGCTTATCGGATGGGCGATCGGGGTCCCCATTACGCAGGTGATCGATCCGTTCGGCTACTGGATTGTGGTGGGCCTGTTCTTCTTCATCGGCGGAAAAATGATCTGGGACAGTTTTTCCGGAGATGAGGATGGGATCAGTCTGATAGGATGGAAAGTTCTGCTTCTTCTTGCAATCGCAACGAGCATCGATGCCCTCGCCGTTGGAATTAGTTTTGCCTTGATCGGAGAGGCGGTCCTCCTCCCGGCAGTGATCATCGGCGTGGTCGCCTTTGCCTTTTCATTTGTCGGCGTTCTGGCAGGTCACAAACTCAGCAGTATTCTTGGAAACAAAATGCAGATTTTGGGAGGAGTTATCCTCGTTTTAATCGGCATCAAATTTTTAATTGAGTATTGTCTTTGA
- a CDS encoding MFS transporter: MNDHTKRIAGLAAGHGAADFYIPVVPAILPALIPIFTEQGITSYAMAGCLFTLMTLTMVLFQPLSGWMIDKGRWVPGISWCILITGLAIAVFGFTQNYWVLLVMAVVAGAGNSMFHPNAYQQIHQFTTSANRGTFLSLFSVGGSFGYGAAPLVAGALFAWGGFPALIWLVIPAVVVAVLLRKHQQKPAIVPPKSVDTEKVKPKWRNAVFVLGISSLRTWVYYGFLAFAAVYLTTYAGVDYLLATGVVSCMIFAGMFGTLIAGPMSDKIGRKEIMFTAYIGATTAYFGIFLLSGLGSVISLVIAGFFMMATASVEIATVQELMPGSVGLASGIIIGIPQGLAAVAIMVIGIMADAIGMPTALFSQVWLMVAAIVLCIALPYPLKLLKHTRKTIE; encoded by the coding sequence ATGAACGATCATACAAAACGCATTGCCGGTCTTGCCGCAGGTCACGGAGCGGCAGACTTTTACATCCCCGTAGTTCCGGCGATACTCCCGGCACTGATTCCCATCTTTACCGAACAGGGCATCACCTCCTATGCGATGGCTGGATGTCTCTTCACTCTTATGACCCTGACCATGGTCCTCTTCCAGCCCTTATCCGGCTGGATGATCGATAAGGGCCGGTGGGTCCCCGGGATTTCCTGGTGTATTCTTATCACCGGTCTTGCCATCGCAGTATTCGGCTTTACCCAGAATTACTGGGTGCTTCTCGTCATGGCTGTGGTTGCGGGAGCGGGAAACTCCATGTTCCACCCGAATGCCTATCAGCAGATCCATCAGTTCACCACTTCGGCAAACCGGGGAACATTCCTTTCACTCTTCTCGGTCGGGGGATCTTTTGGCTACGGAGCGGCTCCTCTCGTTGCCGGAGCATTATTTGCATGGGGAGGATTTCCGGCACTTATATGGCTCGTGATTCCGGCGGTCGTTGTGGCAGTTTTACTGAGGAAACACCAGCAGAAACCGGCTATCGTACCACCGAAATCCGTGGATACCGAGAAGGTAAAACCGAAATGGAGAAACGCAGTTTTTGTTCTCGGCATAAGTTCGCTTCGAACCTGGGTGTACTATGGATTTCTCGCCTTCGCAGCGGTCTATCTGACCACGTATGCAGGTGTCGATTACCTTCTGGCAACCGGTGTTGTCAGTTGTATGATTTTTGCAGGAATGTTCGGCACCCTCATTGCCGGCCCTATGTCCGATAAAATCGGACGGAAGGAAATCATGTTCACGGCCTATATCGGAGCGACGACTGCTTATTTCGGAATATTCCTTCTGTCAGGATTGGGATCGGTCATCTCTCTTGTGATCGCCGGATTTTTTATGATGGCCACGGCCTCCGTGGAGATCGCAACAGTCCAGGAACTTATGCCTGGAAGCGTCGGACTTGCATCTGGAATTATAATCGGTATTCCCCAGGGGCTTGCAGCCGTGGCGATTATGGTTATCGGAATCATGGCGGATGCGATAGGTATGCCAACGGCCTTATTCTCGCAGGTATGGCTGATGGTTGCTGCCATCGTTCTCTGTATTGCTCTCCCTTATCCGCTGAAACTGCTGAAACACACCCGTAAAACTATCGAATAA
- a CDS encoding ferredoxin-thioredoxin reductase catalytic domain-containing protein has product MNLMPTREEIKEVAEQIRPSIENVAVKKGWVLNENKDVTDSTIEGIARNKLVYGKRFCPCRIPTGDAEADKIYLCPCRDSAADVEAFGHCHCYLYFKK; this is encoded by the coding sequence ATGAATCTGATGCCAACACGCGAGGAAATAAAGGAAGTCGCTGAGCAAATCCGCCCCTCGATCGAGAATGTTGCAGTAAAAAAGGGCTGGGTCCTGAATGAAAACAAAGATGTGACCGATTCAACCATCGAGGGAATTGCGAGAAACAAACTTGTGTATGGAAAACGATTCTGTCCATGCCGTATCCCAACCGGGGATGCCGAGGCGGATAAAATATATCTCTGTCCATGCAGGGACTCAGCTGCAGATGTTGAGGCGTTTGGTCACTGCCATTGTTACCTGTATTTCAAAAAATAA
- a CDS encoding DUF1890 domain-containing protein, whose product MGEVLILIGCPQIPVQSPLVLYIADFLQDAGHHPVVAANPSAKQLVKTSDPKSHYVSDYKDVDKTIGELADGTVEYPLIISLIHNDAGLTYTATTSAVAPQSLLISVLFGEHAYDLAEEIEYPTEKVVAPVTHNTRPLLIKLDEVLEWAVLKI is encoded by the coding sequence ATGGGAGAGGTGCTCATTTTAATCGGCTGTCCCCAGATCCCTGTACAGTCCCCGCTTGTTCTGTACATCGCAGACTTTCTGCAGGATGCTGGGCACCATCCGGTCGTTGCGGCGAATCCGTCAGCAAAGCAGCTCGTAAAAACCAGTGATCCGAAAAGTCACTACGTCTCGGACTACAAAGATGTGGATAAGACCATTGGGGAACTGGCCGACGGGACGGTTGAGTATCCGCTGATTATTTCCCTTATCCACAATGATGCGGGACTCACGTATACGGCGACAACGTCTGCGGTAGCCCCGCAATCTCTCCTTATTTCAGTGCTTTTCGGCGAACATGCATATGATCTCGCTGAAGAGATCGAATATCCAACAGAAAAAGTCGTGGCTCCGGTGACGCACAACACCCGGCCCCTTCTCATAAAATTAGACGAGGTACTCGAATGGGCTGTCTTGAAAATATGA
- a CDS encoding transporter substrate-binding domain-containing protein, protein MDRKVFFGVIIALLVVSAVLTAGCVGNQTEKKTYIVGIDGDYPPYSYVDESGNFAGFDVESIQWIAEQEGFNVDIKAVAWDGIIPALLANKIDMVYSGMTITPERAAQVTFSKPYWSVDQGVAVKNGSTVTLDQFKAGDLTIGVQRSCSADQYLQSDDFFGQAKYDQMVKDGKIKLYDTFPQSMVALENGLVQAVIFDDVNIKDYIKGKDGIVMLATIPTGEEYGVAMRNGDTELQKLINDGLTKLMASEKWEELKAKYLIEA, encoded by the coding sequence ATGGATAGAAAAGTGTTTTTTGGGGTAATCATAGCCCTTCTTGTTGTATCTGCTGTTCTAACCGCAGGTTGTGTCGGTAACCAGACTGAGAAAAAAACGTATATCGTAGGTATCGACGGAGACTACCCGCCGTATTCTTACGTTGATGAAAGCGGCAACTTTGCCGGATTCGATGTTGAATCGATCCAGTGGATCGCAGAACAGGAAGGATTCAATGTTGACATCAAGGCAGTAGCCTGGGATGGAATCATTCCGGCACTTCTTGCAAACAAAATCGATATGGTCTACTCAGGAATGACCATCACCCCGGAGCGTGCTGCCCAGGTAACCTTCTCGAAGCCCTACTGGAGTGTGGACCAGGGTGTTGCCGTAAAGAACGGATCTACCGTAACGCTGGACCAGTTTAAAGCCGGAGATCTCACGATCGGTGTCCAGAGAAGCTGCTCTGCTGATCAGTACCTGCAGAGTGATGACTTCTTCGGTCAGGCAAAATACGACCAGATGGTAAAAGACGGAAAGATTAAACTCTACGACACCTTCCCACAGTCGATGGTCGCTCTGGAGAATGGTCTCGTGCAGGCTGTTATCTTCGATGATGTAAACATCAAAGACTACATCAAAGGCAAAGATGGCATTGTCATGCTCGCTACGATCCCGACCGGCGAAGAGTACGGTGTAGCTATGAGAAATGGCGACACCGAGCTTCAGAAACTCATCAACGACGGACTCACCAAATTAATGGCCTCCGAGAAATGGGAAGAGCTGAAAGCAAAGTACCTTATCGAAGCATAA
- the dph2 gene encoding diphthamide biosynthesis enzyme Dph2, whose protein sequence is MIQLSEVITQLKSRNAKRVAVQLPEGLKRHAAEISRALKNEGFEVMISGDACWGACDLSLDALEWADVLVHVGHTPVTSEKNIIYLPFQQDIPLEILESAVPQLKKYASVGITTTIQHAHQTKSICEWLNNHGVNAVIGAGSSRTPLEGQVIGCTYASAKNANAEAYLFVGTGVFHAIGVSLATKKTTFALDPFADGILQEVSADRLLRKRFAQIEKAKSAKTFGILLSSKSGQARRELAERLASLHENATVILIREISEMQLRNLGFDAYVNTACPRLALDDQSRFPVPVLSPAEFEIALGKRSWDDYVIDEILP, encoded by the coding sequence TTGATTCAGCTTTCTGAAGTTATTACCCAGCTGAAAAGCCGAAATGCGAAACGGGTCGCCGTTCAGCTGCCCGAAGGCCTGAAACGACACGCAGCGGAGATCTCGAGAGCTCTGAAAAACGAGGGTTTCGAGGTCATGATCAGCGGAGATGCCTGTTGGGGAGCCTGCGATCTGAGTCTGGACGCTTTAGAGTGGGCGGATGTTCTCGTTCATGTCGGGCACACGCCGGTGACTTCGGAGAAAAATATCATCTATCTCCCGTTCCAGCAGGACATTCCTCTTGAAATTCTGGAGTCCGCCGTACCTCAACTCAAAAAATATGCATCGGTCGGGATCACAACGACGATCCAGCACGCCCATCAGACAAAATCAATCTGCGAGTGGCTCAACAATCACGGAGTAAACGCCGTGATCGGAGCGGGATCCTCGCGAACCCCTCTCGAGGGTCAGGTCATTGGATGTACCTATGCTTCGGCAAAGAACGCAAACGCCGAAGCATATCTGTTCGTCGGGACCGGCGTTTTCCATGCGATCGGCGTATCTCTCGCTACGAAAAAAACGACCTTTGCTCTCGACCCGTTCGCCGACGGTATTCTGCAGGAGGTTTCTGCCGATCGTCTCTTACGAAAACGGTTCGCTCAGATCGAAAAGGCAAAGAGTGCGAAGACCTTCGGAATCCTGCTCTCATCCAAGTCTGGTCAGGCACGCCGTGAACTTGCTGAACGGCTTGCCAGTCTCCACGAAAATGCCACGGTCATTCTGATTCGGGAGATATCCGAGATGCAGCTTAGAAATCTCGGATTCGATGCCTATGTGAATACTGCATGCCCGAGACTTGCTCTGGATGACCAGAGCCGGTTTCCAGTGCCGGTCCTTTCACCTGCCGAATTTGAGATCGCGCTTGGAAAACGCAGCTGGGACGATTACGTCATCGATGAAATTTTACCATGA
- a CDS encoding AIR carboxylase family protein, which translates to MPEVAVIAGSVSDQTIVDKATTVLQSYNISFDVQFISAHRDADKLDEYVKSSDALVFICIAGMSAALPGVVVARTKKPVIGVPVSGKIAGGLDALLSIAQMPKGVPVACMAVDGGENAGHFAARILGRN; encoded by the coding sequence ATGCCAGAAGTTGCAGTAATAGCCGGTTCGGTTTCGGATCAGACGATCGTTGATAAGGCAACGACCGTTCTTCAGTCATACAATATTTCTTTCGATGTTCAGTTCATTTCCGCCCATCGCGATGCCGATAAACTGGATGAATACGTGAAATCTTCGGATGCATTGGTGTTCATCTGTATTGCCGGCATGTCGGCAGCTCTTCCCGGCGTTGTTGTGGCGAGAACGAAAAAACCGGTAATCGGAGTCCCAGTTTCTGGAAAAATCGCCGGCGGACTTGACGCTCTCCTCTCGATTGCTCAGATGCCAAAAGGCGTCCCGGTTGCCTGTATGGCGGTCGACGGCGGGGAAAACGCAGGACATTTTGCAGCCAGAATTCTTGGCAGAAACTAA
- a CDS encoding DUF1894 domain-containing protein, whose product MGCLENMNYEILAKNCSFKEAREIIRKNSTEKYEVPPGFKLLEKALIGIPPLIVGVANEKLVYAYTKPCHGTFVVVVEDPEGVDHVRRNGKPVQ is encoded by the coding sequence ATGGGCTGTCTTGAAAATATGAACTACGAGATTCTGGCAAAGAACTGCAGTTTCAAAGAAGCACGGGAAATCATCAGAAAAAACAGTACAGAAAAGTACGAAGTCCCTCCCGGATTCAAACTTCTGGAAAAAGCACTTATCGGAATCCCGCCGCTTATCGTCGGCGTTGCCAATGAAAAACTCGTTTATGCCTACACGAAACCCTGTCACGGTACATTCGTCGTCGTCGTGGAGGATCCGGAAGGCGTCGATCATGTTCGCCGAAACGGAAAACCTGTTCAGTAA
- a CDS encoding peptide deformylase — protein MICEIRKYGDPVLFLHAETVQKIGAPELEILTDMWDTMVHNKCIGLSAPQIGVSKRLFIVNAGGVTIKGANPEVLKEGALVEEIEGSPCIPGIQRPVRRPGKITCRYLDISGETVETELKGIATRAFLHEKDHHEGILFLDHLKPIQKRMILKSLEK, from the coding sequence ATGATTTGTGAGATCCGAAAATACGGAGACCCTGTCCTCTTTCTGCATGCGGAAACGGTGCAAAAAATCGGCGCACCGGAATTAGAGATCCTAACGGATATGTGGGACACGATGGTCCACAACAAATGCATTGGTCTTTCAGCTCCCCAGATAGGCGTATCGAAACGCCTCTTCATCGTAAACGCCGGTGGCGTAACCATCAAAGGGGCAAACCCGGAAGTACTGAAGGAGGGAGCTCTTGTTGAGGAGATAGAAGGAAGCCCCTGCATTCCGGGAATCCAGCGGCCAGTCCGTCGGCCGGGAAAGATTACCTGCAGATATCTCGACATCTCCGGGGAGACCGTTGAGACCGAACTCAAAGGAATAGCTACCCGGGCTTTTCTCCACGAAAAAGATCATCATGAGGGCATACTGTTTCTTGACCATCTGAAACCCATACAAAAACGAATGATCCTCAAATCCCTGGAAAAATAA
- a CDS encoding METTL5 family protein, with amino-acid sequence MKLRQLEMCLQKVQGFHSPVAELEQYMTPAPLAARLLHEVALAGDIEGMTVVDLGCGTGMLSIGAALLGATVISVDIDEAALKIARKNAEAFGVDIEWLRMRIDETAKPLTADTVLMNPPFGAQKEHADRPFIEFALLTAPVCYGIFNKGSIPFLEVYTKKTASITSKTAALLNIPKQFAFHTKEHLEIPVEIIRLERIS; translated from the coding sequence ATGAAACTCAGACAACTTGAAATGTGCCTGCAGAAGGTACAGGGATTTCACTCGCCGGTTGCCGAGCTTGAACAATACATGACGCCGGCCCCGCTTGCCGCGAGGCTTCTGCATGAAGTAGCTCTGGCCGGCGATATCGAAGGGATGACAGTCGTGGATCTTGGCTGTGGAACTGGAATGCTTTCGATTGGAGCAGCACTCCTTGGAGCAACGGTCATCAGTGTCGATATTGACGAAGCAGCCCTGAAAATTGCCAGAAAAAATGCGGAAGCATTCGGGGTCGATATCGAATGGCTGCGAATGCGTATCGATGAGACTGCCAAACCTCTTACTGCAGACACGGTCCTGATGAATCCCCCGTTTGGAGCTCAGAAAGAGCATGCCGACCGGCCGTTTATCGAATTCGCTCTCCTGACGGCTCCGGTCTGTTACGGGATCTTCAATAAAGGAAGCATCCCGTTTCTCGAAGTATACACAAAAAAGACGGCCTCCATCACCTCAAAAACAGCAGCCCTGCTGAATATTCCAAAACAATTCGCGTTCCACACAAAAGAACATCTGGAGATCCCGGTTGAGATCATCCGTTTAGAGAGAATATCATGA
- a CDS encoding DUF367 family protein: MGILISLIAYRDNSCDPKKCTVKKLQKFGMINVVNKITHVPKTTLLLDPTAEYVISPPDRKWVTSITALDCSWIVLDTTNLNPWKNRRALPYLVAANPVNFGKPFTLTSVEAIAAALVILGEREQAETILKKFNWGLNFLKLNEEPLEEYANAKNSEEVLKIQSEYIG; this comes from the coding sequence ATGGGCATTTTGATCTCTCTCATTGCATATCGCGATAACTCCTGTGATCCGAAAAAATGTACAGTCAAAAAACTGCAAAAGTTTGGGATGATCAATGTCGTCAATAAAATCACGCATGTGCCTAAAACCACGCTCCTGCTCGATCCCACCGCCGAATACGTAATATCCCCTCCTGACAGAAAATGGGTCACGTCCATCACGGCACTGGACTGCTCGTGGATCGTGCTTGACACAACCAACCTCAATCCCTGGAAAAACCGGCGTGCTCTGCCTTATCTCGTTGCTGCAAACCCGGTAAACTTTGGAAAACCCTTCACTCTTACCTCCGTCGAGGCGATAGCGGCGGCCCTTGTAATCCTCGGGGAAAGGGAACAGGCGGAAACCATCCTGAAAAAATTCAACTGGGGACTGAATTTCCTCAAACTCAATGAAGAGCCGCTGGAAGAGTATGCCAACGCAAAAAACAGCGAAGAAGTACTCAAAATACAGAGCGAATATATCGGATAA
- a CDS encoding PEGA domain-containing protein, with protein sequence MLVLLTALSLLCLPALAIEVGSDTAAIYVTSSPSGATATDSGTGNTITTPGTFTIYTTGTPVDHYITVSKAGYYDYHYNAGYVFTVGDYVTVNAILIPIPTNGYLYISSNPSGAIVYVDGVYKGVSPTTVTLSPGSHSVQMSMSGYNTWSGSTTVNAGQTTQVSATLDPSVTYGYLSVSSSPSNADVYINGVYKGDTSFTIGLNPGTYQVTVKKSGYTSYTTTATVNTGMTTSVSASLQPNANAYVQIASYPSGAAVYIDGSYVGNTQYSTVSNPNYLNAGPFTPGTSHTLLFTLDNYNPYSTSFILSSGETRTISATLVPVTPVITTATLQISSDPSGAEVYVDNAFRGYTPLNLNDITAGTHTIFLQNTGYDDWSQSISFTAGQTVERTVVMSSTVVPTPTSTPVPFIGILAGLGACGVVMALRRR encoded by the coding sequence TTGCTAGTATTACTGACTGCCCTTTCCTTACTATGTCTGCCGGCTTTGGCAATCGAGGTAGGTTCGGATACGGCAGCCATTTATGTAACGTCTTCTCCATCCGGAGCAACAGCAACTGACTCAGGTACTGGAAACACCATTACTACGCCTGGTACTTTTACCATCTACACGACTGGTACGCCGGTTGATCATTACATCACCGTGTCGAAAGCCGGGTATTATGATTATCATTATAATGCCGGCTATGTCTTCACAGTCGGTGATTATGTGACGGTCAATGCTATATTGATCCCAATTCCGACCAATGGTTACCTTTATATCTCCTCAAATCCCTCAGGTGCTATAGTTTACGTTGATGGAGTATACAAGGGTGTCAGCCCGACAACGGTTACTCTTTCACCAGGTTCGCACAGCGTTCAGATGTCTATGTCGGGATACAATACATGGTCTGGATCAACAACCGTGAATGCAGGTCAGACCACGCAGGTTTCCGCTACGCTGGACCCATCCGTGACATATGGATATCTCTCTGTCTCTTCCAGTCCATCCAATGCGGATGTTTACATCAATGGTGTTTACAAAGGCGATACATCCTTCACGATTGGCCTGAACCCAGGAACCTATCAGGTTACGGTAAAGAAATCAGGTTACACATCGTATACAACGACAGCAACTGTCAATACAGGTATGACAACTTCTGTATCGGCAAGTCTTCAGCCGAATGCAAATGCCTATGTCCAGATTGCTTCCTATCCGTCCGGTGCTGCCGTTTATATTGACGGAAGTTATGTTGGAAACACCCAGTATTCCACTGTATCCAACCCGAACTATCTGAATGCGGGTCCTTTTACGCCCGGAACGTCTCACACACTCCTCTTTACTCTTGACAACTACAATCCCTACTCAACGTCATTCATATTGAGTTCTGGTGAGACAAGAACAATTTCTGCGACACTTGTGCCGGTTACGCCGGTAATAACTACCGCAACTCTTCAGATTTCATCCGATCCGTCCGGAGCTGAGGTGTATGTGGATAATGCATTCAGAGGATATACTCCGTTGAATTTAAACGACATTACTGCCGGAACCCACACTATCTTTCTCCAGAACACAGGTTATGATGACTGGTCGCAGTCCATCTCTTTCACCGCCGGTCAGACTGTTGAGAGAACCGTTGTGATGTCCTCAACCGTTGTTCCAACACCCACCTCTACCCCCGTTCCATTTATTGGCATCCTTGCCGGACTTGGAGCCTGTGGAGTTGTAATGGCCTTAAGACGCCGGTAA
- the hpt gene encoding hypoxanthine/guanine phosphoribosyltransferase gives MLEILKESLTTCPMVKREKDGVVYNYFINPLTDGIPEVTAELLRDVTVAMMASLDLKNVDKIVVSEAMGIHIGTALTLATGIPFVVIRKREYRLPGEVVIGQETGYSKGTLYMNCVYKGDRVVIIDDVISTGGTIKGILPALEIAGAELVDILFVVNRGSPDIGIPYKTLVTIDVDENGVKIIDSAF, from the coding sequence ATGCTTGAAATCCTCAAAGAATCCCTTACGACATGTCCCATGGTCAAACGGGAAAAAGACGGGGTGGTCTATAATTATTTCATCAATCCCCTAACCGACGGCATCCCTGAAGTCACGGCGGAACTTCTGCGCGATGTAACGGTGGCGATGATGGCATCGCTCGATTTGAAAAATGTCGATAAGATCGTAGTGTCCGAGGCGATGGGAATCCATATTGGAACGGCCCTGACGCTCGCGACCGGCATTCCTTTCGTTGTCATTCGAAAGAGAGAATACCGGTTACCGGGCGAAGTCGTCATTGGTCAGGAAACCGGATACTCCAAAGGAACTCTCTATATGAACTGTGTATATAAAGGCGACAGAGTCGTGATCATTGACGATGTCATCAGTACCGGAGGCACGATCAAAGGGATCCTGCCTGCACTGGAGATTGCCGGCGCAGAACTTGTGGACATTCTCTTTGTTGTAAACAGAGGATCCCCCGATATCGGCATTCCCTACAAAACGCTTGTCACGATCGATGTTGACGAAAACGGTGTGAAGATCATTGATTCAGCTTTCTGA
- the fhcD gene encoding formylmethanofuran--tetrahydromethanopterin N-formyltransferase, which translates to MEFNGVILEDTYAEGFPVWAARVIITAVTKEWAYKAATEATGFATSTIGCPCEAGIERFVPASETPDNRPGYAIMLCCGKKALKEQVLERIAECVLTAPTTAVFNGKAGSEEIIPVKLHFFGDGYESKVVVGGINCWSIPIMGGNFVVEEEVGAIKGVAGGNFLIMGDSQMSALIAAEATVDAISCVPGTITPFPGGVVSSGSKVGSLKYKFMGASTNEKFCPTIREKVPETEIPEGVKAVYEIVIDGVSEAAVKEAMKVGVQAACRVPGVVKITAGNYGGNLGPFKFHLKDCI; encoded by the coding sequence ATGGAATTCAACGGTGTAATTCTTGAAGACACATATGCAGAAGGCTTCCCGGTGTGGGCTGCCCGTGTTATCATCACTGCAGTAACGAAAGAGTGGGCATACAAAGCAGCAACCGAAGCAACCGGTTTTGCAACCTCGACCATTGGCTGCCCCTGCGAAGCAGGAATCGAACGGTTCGTCCCGGCATCCGAGACCCCCGACAACCGCCCAGGATATGCAATCATGCTCTGCTGTGGAAAGAAAGCACTCAAAGAGCAAGTCCTTGAGCGCATTGCCGAGTGTGTTTTAACTGCACCCACAACCGCAGTTTTCAATGGAAAAGCAGGTTCTGAAGAGATTATCCCGGTCAAACTCCATTTCTTTGGTGACGGATACGAATCCAAGGTCGTCGTCGGCGGAATCAACTGCTGGTCCATCCCAATCATGGGCGGCAACTTTGTTGTAGAAGAAGAAGTCGGCGCAATCAAAGGAGTTGCCGGCGGTAACTTCCTTATTATGGGAGATTCCCAGATGTCAGCACTTATCGCAGCAGAAGCAACAGTCGATGCAATCAGCTGTGTTCCAGGAACCATCACCCCGTTCCCGGGAGGAGTTGTATCCTCAGGATCCAAAGTCGGTTCCCTGAAATACAAGTTCATGGGCGCATCCACCAATGAAAAGTTCTGCCCAACAATCCGCGAGAAAGTTCCGGAAACCGAGATCCCCGAAGGCGTCAAGGCAGTCTACGAGATCGTCATCGACGGTGTCTCTGAAGCAGCAGTCAAGGAAGCAATGAAAGTCGGCGTTCAGGCAGCATGCAGAGTTCCGGGTGTCGTCAAGATCACCGCAGGAAACTACGGCGGAAACCTCGGTCCCTTCAAGTTCCACTTAAAGGACTGCATCTAA